A window of the Streptococcus sp. 116-D4 genome harbors these coding sequences:
- a CDS encoding class IIb bacteriocin, lactobin A/cerein 7B family codes for MTNLDKMEQNFAALTEEELVNVDGGVAPIIIGGAVIGWKLIGGVAALATVSAGAGVAAGYYANRP; via the coding sequence ATGACAAATTTGGACAAAATGGAACAGAACTTTGCAGCTCTTACAGAAGAAGAGTTGGTGAATGTGGATGGGGGAGTTGCACCAATTATTATTGGTGGTGCAGTTATTGGTTGGAAATTAATTGGAGGTGTAGCTGCGCTTGCTACAGTTTCAGCAGGTGCGGGCGTAGCTGCAGGATATTATGCTAATCGACCATAA
- a CDS encoding smi_0061 family bacteriocin-like peptide, with product MDKFQVVDEKDLQVIEGGIEPISIIFGLSAIAFGAFGAGYTFGSDFARRGR from the coding sequence ATGGATAAATTTCAAGTAGTTGATGAGAAAGATTTGCAAGTAATTGAAGGAGGAATTGAACCTATTTCGATTATATTTGGCCTAAGTGCTATTGCATTTGGTGCATTTGGGGCTGGTTACACATTTGGTTCAGATTTTGCTCGTCGTGGGCGTTAG
- a CDS encoding bacteriocin immunity protein has translation MNNLNTLLPKLATIFPLLGITLNLALYVIRTGSLVSFNWQWTLVGLLFSGYFGIFCKDLSKHNQRYK, from the coding sequence ATGAACAACCTTAATACATTGTTACCTAAACTAGCCACTATATTCCCTTTATTGGGAATAACTCTTAATCTCGCGCTTTATGTGATTCGTACAGGTTCGTTAGTATCCTTTAATTGGCAATGGACTTTGGTTGGTTTGCTTTTCTCAGGATATTTTGGTATTTTTTGCAAAGATTTGTCAAAACATAATCAAAGATATAAATGA
- a CDS encoding class IIb bacteriocin, lactobin A/cerein 7B family: MTNFDKMEQNFVALTEEELMNVDGGIIPIAVAASIIAGSAFAGLSAGVAIGISRNKR; the protein is encoded by the coding sequence ATGACAAATTTTGACAAAATGGAACAGAACTTTGTAGCTCTTACAGAAGAAGAGTTGATGAATGTGGATGGGGGAATTATTCCGATTGCAGTAGCAGCTAGTATTATTGCAGGTTCAGCATTTGCAGGTTTAAGTGCAGGTGTAGCTATTGGAATTAGTCGAAACAAGAGATAA
- a CDS encoding class IIb bacteriocin, lactobin A/cerein 7B family, with the protein MQNLNQFEIVKQNELEQVQGGVGLLIVIGGSLLAAGGAGVAGYWLSRTFG; encoded by the coding sequence ATGCAAAATTTGAATCAATTTGAAATCGTAAAGCAAAATGAATTAGAGCAAGTACAAGGCGGAGTGGGTTTATTGATTGTTATCGGAGGCTCATTACTTGCTGCAGGTGGAGCTGGGGTAGCTGGCTATTGGTTATCTCGTACGTTTGGTTAG